The Clostridium septicum genome contains a region encoding:
- a CDS encoding MGH1-like glycoside hydrolase domain-containing protein yields MNVLAQDSRSKITDFANVLNITAAPTNQLYAGYSTNRYNNFSDMGAWHGYYLPEKEATNLYGGFAGPVIIGEEYPINMSDTISKITVSDAGTGKVYDLTDSEVKSSFNYYPGRLEQVYELKDFKLTLELIFASNRSALIKTNIENKTDKELNLDLEWTGSIFNNYKEKENGTVYNLGQTIEETTKGVQVNFSNIRDTWRFFSTEEAKFTVEYGGENIETSIDGNSYKSVLKDDVIIQPGNSFETYSTQSYTFTNTELEAEKEKINNMLVNGNKYFEGNNSRWQGYLDKTFASVEKTTDKDYKNVAVKSIETLTTNWRSAAGAIKHDGIVPSMSYKWFIGMWAWDSWKQAVATAKFDGNLAKNNIRALFDYQITEEDELRPQDAGAIIDAIFFNKDGARGDDGGNWNERNSKPALAAWAVWNVYKATGDVSFLQEMYPKLVAYHEWWYTNRDHDKNGIAEYGGMVHEANNSKDEIILAAAWESGMDNAPRFDVDKGVDVFENKDATGKVVGYSINQESVDLNAYLYAEKGFLKSMAEVLGNTSDAKKYEEEAKNVREYVSQYMYDKETGFFYDLKINEDGSQKDLLVERGKGPEGWIPLWAKMVTQEEADEVVKNMVDSNKFDTFVPLGTASKDNPSFEPSRYWRGPVWLDQALYGIEALQNYGYEKDAERMSKKMFNNAEGLMGDGPIRENYNPETGEGLHTKNFSWSASAYYLMYQNTLTSNKTTSQTGLEIPKNEVATPNPEPTPNPNLTPNPNPTPNPNPTPEENVGKPEEKPNGNLPNTGTAVGISVLGILGAIATGAGAFLRRKKK; encoded by the coding sequence ATTAATGTTTTAGCTCAAGATAGTAGATCAAAAATAACAGATTTTGCAAATGTATTAAATATAACGGCAGCACCAACTAATCAGTTATATGCTGGATACTCAACAAATAGATATAATAACTTTTCTGATATGGGAGCATGGCATGGATATTATTTACCAGAAAAAGAAGCAACTAATTTATATGGTGGATTTGCGGGACCAGTAATAATAGGAGAAGAATATCCTATTAATATGTCAGACACTATAAGTAAAATTACAGTAAGTGATGCAGGAACAGGAAAAGTATATGATTTAACTGATTCAGAAGTAAAAAGCAGTTTTAATTATTATCCTGGAAGATTAGAGCAAGTATATGAGCTTAAAGATTTTAAATTAACATTAGAATTAATTTTTGCTAGCAATAGAAGTGCTTTAATAAAAACAAACATAGAAAATAAAACAGACAAGGAATTAAACTTAGATTTAGAGTGGACTGGTAGTATATTTAATAATTATAAAGAAAAAGAAAATGGCACAGTTTATAATTTAGGACAAACTATAGAAGAAACTACAAAAGGTGTACAAGTTAATTTCTCAAATATTAGAGATACTTGGAGATTTTTCTCAACAGAAGAAGCTAAGTTTACAGTAGAGTATGGTGGAGAGAATATTGAAACTTCTATTGATGGAAATAGTTATAAAAGTGTACTTAAAGATGATGTAATAATACAACCAGGAAATAGTTTTGAAACTTATTCAACTCAAAGTTATACTTTTACAAATACTGAACTTGAAGCAGAAAAAGAAAAAATTAATAATATGTTAGTAAATGGGAATAAATATTTTGAGGGAAATAATTCAAGATGGCAAGGATATTTAGATAAAACTTTTGCTAGTGTTGAAAAAACAACAGATAAGGATTATAAAAATGTAGCAGTAAAATCAATAGAAACATTAACAACTAACTGGAGAAGTGCAGCAGGTGCTATAAAGCATGATGGTATTGTTCCTTCTATGTCATATAAATGGTTTATAGGAATGTGGGCATGGGATTCATGGAAACAAGCAGTAGCTACAGCTAAGTTTGATGGAAATCTTGCTAAAAATAATATAAGAGCGTTATTCGATTATCAAATAACAGAAGAGGATGAATTAAGACCTCAAGATGCAGGAGCTATAATAGATGCTATATTCTTTAATAAAGATGGTGCTAGAGGCGATGATGGAGGGAATTGGAATGAAAGAAATTCAAAACCAGCATTAGCAGCTTGGGCAGTTTGGAATGTATATAAAGCTACAGGAGATGTTTCTTTTTTACAAGAAATGTATCCTAAGCTAGTTGCATATCACGAATGGTGGTATACTAATAGAGATCATGATAAAAATGGTATAGCAGAATATGGCGGAATGGTACATGAAGCTAATAATAGTAAAGATGAAATTATATTAGCAGCAGCTTGGGAAAGTGGAATGGATAATGCACCAAGATTTGATGTTGATAAGGGTGTAGATGTATTTGAAAATAAAGATGCTACAGGGAAAGTTGTAGGATATTCAATTAATCAAGAATCTGTAGATTTAAATGCATATCTTTATGCAGAAAAAGGGTTTTTAAAATCAATGGCTGAGGTGTTAGGGAACACAAGTGATGCTAAAAAGTATGAAGAAGAAGCTAAAAATGTAAGAGAATATGTTAGCCAATATATGTATGATAAAGAAACTGGTTTTTTCTATGATTTAAAAATAAATGAAGATGGATCACAAAAAGATTTATTAGTAGAAAGAGGAAAGGGACCAGAAGGATGGATTCCATTATGGGCCAAGATGGTTACTCAAGAGGAAGCAGATGAAGTGGTTAAAAATATGGTTGATTCAAATAAGTTTGATACTTTTGTTCCATTAGGAACAGCATCAAAAGATAATCCAAGTTTTGAACCAAGTAGATATTGGAGAGGACCGGTATGGCTAGATCAAGCTTTATATGGAATAGAAGCATTACAAAACTATGGATATGAAAAAGATGCTGAAAGAATGTCTAAAAAGATGTTTAATAATGCAGAAGGATTAATGGGAGATGGACCTATAAGAGAAAATTATAACCCTGAAACAGGTGAAGGATTGCATACTAAAAATTTTAGTTGGTCAGCATCAGCATATTATTTAATGTACCAAAATACATTAACATCAAATAAAACAACTTCACAAACTGGATTAGAAATACCTAAGAATGAGGTAGCAACACCAAATCCAGAACCAACGCCAAATCCTAATCTAACGCCAAATCCTAATCCAACACCAAATCCTAATCCAACACCAGAAGAAAATGTAGGAAAGCCTGAAGAAAAGCCAAATGGTAATCTTCCAAATACAGGTACAGCGGTTGGAATATCAGTTTTAGGAATATTAGGAGCAATTGCAACTGGGGCAGGTGCTTTCTTAAGAAGAAAGAAAAAATAA
- a CDS encoding DUF1653 domain-containing protein, which translates to MRDILNSRGKIFRHFKGDLYLLEDFVTHSETQEKLVLYRALYGECGLYVRPYNMFLEEVPKEKINPTGQKYRFEEYIVKSKK; encoded by the coding sequence ATGAGAGATATTTTAAATAGTAGAGGAAAAATATTCAGACACTTTAAAGGTGATTTATATTTATTAGAGGATTTTGTAACTCACTCAGAAACGCAAGAAAAATTAGTTTTATATAGAGCTTTATATGGAGAGTGTGGTTTATATGTAAGGCCATATAATATGTTTTTAGAAGAAGTCCCTAAGGAGAAAATTAATCCAACAGGGCAAAAATATAGATTTGAAGAATATATAGTAAAAAGTAAAAAATAA
- a CDS encoding phosphatase domain-containing putative toxin: protein MIYFKKFVCTKQYNSKILKNTLIRISLLILPICLFPTFIISYASTEPIPLSTPYPFIADKFNILDTRSKNSLPNRFRDIKDLNISGSAQFVPSQLDDIKEAVGTDNITIVDLRQESHGFVDDTAISFYSLFKLINSGLSSKETLKSEKKDLSSIAKEESLNLYSKSGEFKKTIEVKNVLSEGKAVKNANLNYVRFAVRDAKIPTPSTVDDFIEFIVNLDSNEHLHFHCHQGQGRTTTFMVLYQMMKNKNKIPLEDILKEQVTNGGVVLTDNKSRAKFLEYFYNYTLENMDSNYKTSYSSWLSSNKLTN from the coding sequence ATGATTTATTTTAAAAAGTTTGTCTGTACTAAACAATATAATTCAAAAATACTTAAAAATACACTTATAAGAATTTCTTTACTAATATTGCCCATTTGCTTATTTCCTACTTTTATTATAAGCTATGCTTCTACAGAACCAATACCTTTATCTACACCTTATCCATTTATTGCGGATAAATTCAATATTCTTGATACTCGTTCAAAAAATTCATTGCCTAATAGATTTAGAGATATTAAAGATTTAAATATTTCAGGTAGTGCTCAATTTGTTCCTAGTCAACTTGATGATATAAAAGAGGCTGTAGGAACAGATAATATTACTATTGTGGATTTAAGACAAGAATCTCATGGTTTTGTAGATGATACTGCTATAAGCTTTTATAGTCTATTTAAATTAATTAATAGCGGATTATCATCTAAGGAGACACTAAAATCTGAAAAAAAGGACCTTTCTTCTATAGCTAAAGAAGAATCATTAAATTTATATAGCAAATCTGGTGAATTCAAGAAAACTATTGAAGTAAAAAATGTTTTAAGTGAAGGTAAAGCTGTTAAAAACGCAAATCTTAATTACGTTCGCTTCGCTGTTAGAGATGCTAAAATACCTACACCTTCAACAGTAGATGATTTTATTGAATTTATTGTTAATCTAGATAGCAATGAACATCTACATTTTCATTGTCATCAAGGTCAAGGTAGAACCACAACTTTCATGGTTCTTTATCAAATGATGAAAAATAAAAATAAAATTCCATTAGAAGATATACTAAAAGAGCAAGTTACTAATGGTGGTGTAGTTCTTACAGATAATAAGTCTAGAGCAAAATTTCTAGAGTACTTTTATAACTATACTTTAGAAAATATGGATTCCAATTATAAAACCTCTTATTCTTCATGGCTTTCTTCTAATAAGCTTACAAATTAA
- a CDS encoding DMT family transporter yields the protein MNSKTKGVIYAILSAVAFGAMPIFAKLAYNNGSNSTTVLAVRFLLASLTLFIYFKIKRQNFKINKKQLYILCVLGVFGYTITSETLFMSYSYLSVGLATTVHFIYPAVVCLIGYLFFKERIGKMKLIALILSIIGVFILVGFENKTISILGVTLALISGVSYGANIIGLSLEDISSLDNKISTFYISIFSGVTMLILAILTKRLSLAINTEIFVSYIGISLVSTITSIIFLLKAIEEIGATSASILATFEPIVSIILGVLFFKESFTFPMLIGTMVILISVIIIAKSKEEKVIEKEEDTRSSL from the coding sequence GTGAATAGTAAAACAAAGGGAGTAATATATGCTATTCTATCAGCAGTAGCATTTGGAGCCATGCCAATATTTGCGAAATTGGCATATAATAATGGTTCAAATTCTACGACAGTTTTAGCAGTAAGATTTTTATTAGCCTCACTAACATTATTTATATACTTTAAAATTAAAAGACAAAACTTTAAAATAAATAAAAAACAACTTTATATTTTATGTGTACTAGGAGTTTTTGGTTATACAATTACAAGTGAGACTCTATTTATGTCATATTCTTATTTAAGTGTAGGACTTGCTACAACGGTACATTTTATATATCCAGCTGTTGTATGCCTTATAGGATACCTATTCTTTAAAGAAAGAATAGGTAAAATGAAATTAATAGCATTAATTTTATCTATTATAGGTGTGTTTATTTTAGTTGGTTTTGAGAATAAAACTATTAGCATTCTAGGAGTAACATTGGCTTTAATTTCAGGAGTATCCTATGGAGCCAATATAATAGGTTTAAGTTTAGAGGATATATCTTCTTTAGATAATAAGATAAGTACTTTTTATATATCTATATTTTCAGGTGTAACTATGCTTATTTTAGCTATACTTACTAAAAGACTTAGTTTAGCGATTAACACAGAAATATTTGTATCATATATTGGAATATCATTAGTTTCAACAATTACATCTATTATTTTTTTGTTAAAAGCCATAGAGGAGATTGGAGCTACATCGGCATCTATATTAGCTACCTTTGAACCAATAGTAAGCATAATTTTAGGGGTATTATTTTTTAAGGAAAGTTTTACATTTCCAATGCTAATAGGAACAATGGTAATTTTAATATCGGTAATTATTATTGCTAAAAGTAAAGAAGAAAAAGTTATAGAAAAGGAAGAAGATACTAGAAGTAGTTTATAA
- a CDS encoding AAA family ATPase translates to MIIRKANIVAFAGITNKIIEFSNGINIIYGGNEAGKSTIQNFIKIWLFGMNSKRSKYIKNNDRLRFTPISGEKIKGQLYVEHLNRIYIIERSFGLSKKEDTSEVLDALTGEKIDWISKNEPGKYFLDVNLATFSRTLFISQLGVGVSKDKDDEIMERAANLLGSGNEKISIQKSMERLESIKKSLVTIRKTGQLDLLRSRYSDLLEERYERSKLAEQNIDNEEKIIVLKDKRSFLRKELKNLEIYKKYKKKIKLQKEYEEITEYLKKSEELKRKERFIEESISANGNIIDISFLNDIKEENSLYLSLLDLKSQSYENLNESVEAYNRKRDSFKDVLFVEKLDTSVKEKILRNTMEQEVLKEKLSAYETLNDDIKKLNLEMDKRKAFIGDIIKFKGVREDIDSLLKKYEEKLKELKFKMENNKSLSINEADIKTMEKKLLSNRLIFFITIGVLTVSIMLFKVNLIILLPLIVISIFFGNKLFRISVDLKGVEASKRNIYNMEELHNEIACIEEKLFSFNGLVNAKNYEDFIKKLKTYDDFIVYEEKQKTKISEKQIQLKSINIEEVKERYNENLHQLNYIFELANTDDINEIIQMISKYEVSSKEVLSLKIEIEKEKESVERLDREIKIREDRLNDKLESLGLKEINLENLEEKLLEIKNKILQRDDIKRSLESIEETYKALTKDKDIGGIKEEIKEIINEDISYSYESEEEIDNQIKSKSNDLIELEKSIKDVENEINTKFIGKRDLSTIDEEIEEVSSQISKSEKRLKATEVAIETLEEAFREARTNFGPMLNSKVLNYFKEFSKNEYSEVMVSDSYEIKVRNKENLLLPGDLLSNGANDQLYLSLRLAFIEMLYNESEIPIILDDAFVQYDDERVKNVLSVLYKNEFKQLLIFTCQNREKKILDNKNLDNNYICL, encoded by the coding sequence ATGATTATTAGAAAAGCTAATATAGTAGCTTTTGCAGGAATAACAAATAAAATAATTGAGTTTTCAAATGGAATAAATATAATATATGGTGGTAATGAGGCAGGAAAAAGTACAATACAAAACTTTATAAAAATATGGTTATTTGGAATGAATTCTAAAAGAAGTAAATATATAAAAAATAATGATAGGTTAAGGTTTACTCCAATTTCAGGAGAAAAAATAAAAGGCCAATTATATGTAGAACACTTAAATAGGATTTATATAATAGAAAGAAGTTTTGGATTATCTAAAAAAGAAGATACTTCAGAAGTTTTAGATGCTTTAACAGGTGAAAAAATAGATTGGATCTCTAAGAATGAGCCTGGAAAATATTTTTTAGATGTTAACTTAGCAACATTTTCTAGAACATTATTTATTAGTCAGCTAGGAGTAGGGGTATCAAAAGATAAAGATGATGAAATAATGGAGAGAGCAGCAAATCTTTTAGGAAGCGGAAATGAAAAAATATCAATACAAAAATCCATGGAAAGATTAGAGTCTATAAAAAAATCTTTAGTAACAATTAGAAAAACAGGACAGTTAGATTTATTAAGATCTAGATATTCAGACTTATTAGAGGAGCGTTATGAAAGAAGTAAATTAGCAGAACAAAATATAGATAATGAAGAGAAAATTATTGTTTTAAAAGATAAAAGAAGCTTTTTGAGAAAAGAACTTAAAAATTTAGAGATTTATAAAAAGTATAAAAAGAAAATTAAGTTACAAAAAGAATATGAAGAGATTACAGAATATTTAAAGAAAAGTGAAGAGTTAAAGCGAAAAGAAAGATTTATAGAAGAGTCTATTTCAGCTAATGGGAATATAATTGATATATCATTTCTAAACGATATAAAAGAAGAGAATTCTCTTTATTTAAGTTTGTTAGATTTAAAATCTCAAAGTTATGAGAATCTTAACGAGTCTGTAGAAGCCTATAATAGAAAAAGAGATTCTTTTAAAGATGTTTTATTTGTAGAAAAACTAGATACAAGCGTAAAAGAAAAGATTTTAAGAAACACAATGGAACAAGAAGTTTTAAAAGAAAAATTAAGTGCTTATGAAACTCTAAATGATGATATCAAAAAATTAAATTTAGAAATGGATAAAAGGAAAGCATTTATAGGAGATATTATAAAATTCAAAGGTGTACGAGAGGATATAGATAGTTTACTAAAAAAGTATGAAGAAAAATTAAAAGAACTAAAATTTAAAATGGAGAATAATAAATCTTTATCAATAAATGAAGCGGATATTAAGACTATGGAGAAAAAATTATTATCTAATAGGCTTATTTTTTTTATTACAATAGGAGTTTTAACAGTATCAATAATGCTTTTTAAAGTAAATTTAATAATATTACTGCCTTTAATTGTTATATCTATATTTTTCGGAAACAAATTATTTAGAATATCTGTAGACTTAAAAGGTGTAGAAGCAAGTAAAAGAAATATATACAATATGGAAGAGTTACATAATGAAATAGCGTGTATAGAAGAAAAATTATTTTCTTTTAATGGTTTAGTAAATGCTAAAAATTATGAGGATTTTATAAAAAAACTAAAAACTTATGATGATTTTATAGTATATGAAGAAAAACAAAAAACCAAAATAAGTGAAAAACAAATACAATTAAAGAGTATAAATATAGAAGAAGTAAAAGAAAGATATAATGAAAATTTACACCAATTAAATTATATATTTGAATTAGCGAATACTGATGACATAAATGAAATAATTCAAATGATATCTAAATATGAAGTATCTAGCAAAGAGGTATTATCTTTAAAAATAGAGATTGAGAAGGAAAAAGAATCTGTAGAACGTTTAGATAGGGAAATAAAAATTAGAGAGGATAGATTAAATGATAAGTTAGAAAGTTTAGGATTAAAGGAAATTAATTTAGAAAATTTAGAAGAAAAACTATTGGAAATAAAAAATAAGATATTGCAAAGAGATGACATAAAAAGGTCCTTAGAATCTATAGAAGAAACTTACAAAGCATTAACTAAAGATAAGGATATAGGTGGTATTAAGGAAGAGATTAAAGAAATTATAAATGAGGATATAAGTTATTCTTACGAATCTGAGGAAGAAATAGATAATCAGATAAAAAGTAAATCAAATGATTTAATAGAACTTGAAAAGTCTATTAAGGATGTAGAAAATGAAATAAATACTAAGTTTATAGGGAAGAGAGATTTGTCTACGATAGATGAAGAAATAGAAGAGGTTTCTTCACAAATTTCTAAATCAGAAAAAAGACTAAAGGCTACTGAAGTTGCAATAGAAACTTTAGAAGAAGCCTTTAGAGAAGCTAGAACGAATTTTGGACCTATGCTTAATTCAAAAGTATTAAATTATTTTAAAGAGTTTAGCAAGAATGAATACAGTGAAGTTATGGTTTCTGACTCTTATGAAATAAAAGTTAGGAATAAAGAAAATTTATTATTGCCAGGAGATCTTTTAAGTAATGGCGCAAATGATCAACTCTATTTATCACTAAGATTAGCTTTTATTGAAATGTTATATAATGAAAGTGAGATCCCTATAATATTAGATGATGCCTTCGTACAATATGATGATGAGAGGGTAAAAAATGTTTTAAGTGTTTTATATAAAAATGAATTTAAACAGCTATTAATATTTACTTGTCAAAATAGGGAAAAGAAAATATTAGATAATAAAAACTTAGATAATAATTATATTTGTTTATAA
- a CDS encoding metal ABC transporter solute-binding protein, Zn/Mn family: protein MKKKLIATGLIILGIISSVGCTTKEKQDNTSKLRVQVTISPLKEFAESIGGDKIEVSSIIPNGSEPHDFEPKPKDLEALTNSDVFIYNGLDMEHWLEPVLGTIKDKNVEVVNSSDGVNVIKTDGKEDPHAWLSLKEATKQAENIKDALVKKDSVNKEFYEENFKKLKNEFDSLYSEYEVKFQEIKNKDFVTGHAAFGYLCRDFGLTQKSIADIYGEGELTPKTLEELVNYCKDNNVKTIFSESTASSKESETLAKEAGAKVEKIYSLETKEDNKTYLDGMKYNLEKILEALK from the coding sequence ATGAAAAAGAAATTAATAGCGACGGGTTTAATAATATTAGGCATAATATCAAGTGTTGGGTGCACAACAAAAGAAAAACAAGATAACACAAGTAAGTTAAGAGTTCAAGTAACTATAAGTCCTTTAAAGGAATTTGCAGAGTCTATAGGAGGAGATAAAATTGAAGTATCATCAATTATTCCTAATGGAAGCGAACCTCATGATTTTGAACCAAAACCTAAGGATTTAGAAGCACTTACAAATAGTGACGTTTTTATTTATAATGGATTAGATATGGAACATTGGCTTGAACCAGTTTTAGGAACAATAAAAGACAAGAATGTTGAAGTAGTTAATTCAAGTGACGGAGTTAATGTAATTAAAACAGATGGAAAAGAAGACCCTCATGCTTGGTTAAGTTTAAAAGAAGCTACTAAACAAGCTGAAAATATAAAAGATGCATTAGTTAAAAAAGATAGTGTAAATAAAGAATTTTATGAAGAAAACTTTAAGAAGTTAAAAAATGAATTTGATTCTTTATATTCAGAGTATGAGGTTAAATTCCAAGAGATTAAAAATAAAGATTTTGTAACCGGTCATGCAGCTTTTGGGTATCTTTGTAGAGATTTTGGACTAACACAAAAGAGTATAGCAGATATATATGGAGAAGGAGAACTTACACCTAAAACTTTAGAAGAATTAGTTAATTATTGTAAAGATAATAACGTAAAAACTATATTTAGTGAATCAACTGCAAGCTCTAAGGAATCAGAAACATTAGCAAAAGAGGCTGGAGCAAAAGTAGAAAAGATTTATAGTTTAGAAACTAAAGAAGATAATAAAACGTATTTAGATGGAATGAAATATAATTTAGAAAAAATATTAGAAGCATTAAAATAA
- a CDS encoding alpha/beta-type small acid-soluble spore protein, which produces MSKALVPEAKNGLNAFKNEVASEIGILFSDYNGDLTARQCGSVGGEMVKRMVEQYESSLK; this is translated from the coding sequence ATGTCAAAAGCATTAGTTCCAGAAGCAAAAAATGGATTGAACGCATTTAAAAATGAGGTAGCATCAGAAATAGGAATACTATTTTCAGATTATAATGGTGACCTAACAGCTAGACAATGTGGTTCCGTAGGTGGCGAAATGGTAAAAAGAATGGTTGAACAATACGAAAGCTCACTAAAATAA
- a CDS encoding metallophosphoesterase family protein, translating to MKEVKILQCGDLHFDTPFKELSNSLALVSKEELLEVFKRIIDICEKEYIDIFLLSGDIFDNFTVNKKTLNFIKSQLQRISNIRIFISPGNHDPYNEKSFYKMIEWPKNVHIFKGKLENIFIEELETVVWGAAFNSQYVKKSLIEGVQIKNDYINIALIHGDISNVEEGNEYNPITLKEIGESNIDYIALGHRHTYSGILRERNTCYAYSGCPQGRGFDELGDKGVIIGSISKGAVDLKFIKTSKRNYYVEEIDITNSIGYEEIKSVILDSIDRDKRESNLYKIILTGELDDSFNLREEIVLDKIKDDFYFVKVIDKTEIKVDYSEISKDFSVKGLFVKKLLEKLEQSNDEESEIIKMSLKLGMQCLSEEEVRRDDY from the coding sequence ATGAAAGAAGTGAAAATATTACAATGTGGAGATTTACATTTTGATACTCCATTTAAAGAATTAAGTAATAGTCTTGCTTTAGTAAGCAAAGAAGAACTATTAGAAGTGTTTAAAAGAATAATAGATATATGTGAAAAGGAATATATAGATATATTTTTATTATCAGGAGATATTTTTGATAATTTTACAGTTAATAAGAAAACTTTAAATTTTATAAAAAGTCAATTACAAAGAATCTCTAATATACGAATATTTATTTCACCAGGAAATCATGATCCATATAATGAAAAATCTTTTTATAAAATGATAGAATGGCCTAAGAATGTTCATATATTTAAAGGTAAATTAGAAAATATATTTATAGAAGAACTGGAGACAGTAGTTTGGGGAGCTGCATTTAACTCCCAATATGTAAAAAAAAGTCTTATCGAAGGAGTGCAAATTAAAAATGATTATATAAATATAGCACTTATTCATGGAGATATTTCAAATGTAGAAGAGGGAAATGAATATAATCCTATTACTTTAAAGGAAATAGGTGAATCTAATATTGATTATATAGCTTTAGGACATAGACATACTTATAGTGGAATACTTAGAGAGAGAAATACATGTTATGCTTATTCAGGATGCCCTCAAGGACGAGGATTTGATGAATTAGGAGATAAAGGAGTAATTATAGGTAGTATTTCTAAAGGTGCTGTAGATTTGAAGTTTATTAAAACATCTAAGAGAAATTATTATGTAGAGGAAATAGATATTACTAACTCTATTGGATATGAAGAAATTAAGTCTGTAATATTAGATAGTATAGATAGAGATAAAAGAGAGAGTAATTTATATAAAATTATATTAACTGGAGAATTAGATGACTCTTTTAATTTAAGAGAAGAAATAGTATTAGATAAGATAAAAGATGATTTTTATTTTGTAAAGGTTATTGATAAAACAGAAATAAAAGTTGACTATAGTGAAATTTCAAAAGATTTTTCTGTGAAAGGATTATTTGTTAAAAAGCTATTAGAAAAGTTAGAGCAATCAAATGATGAAGAAAGCGAAATTATAAAAATGTCACTTAAGTTGGGTATGCAATGTCTTTCAGAGGAAGAGGTGAGAAGAGATGATTATTAG